In Flavobacterium okayamense, a single window of DNA contains:
- a CDS encoding PspA/IM30 family protein, whose protein sequence is MNILRRLFRIGKAEAHAAIDGLEDPIKMTEQGIREMKEQLEKSVHAMAQVKALAIRRKNEKNSLLNKAEEYQNKAVLLIQKGAKEEISIEESDRLAKEALKLKEQATQDANIADAESSKLENDVEKMQVNINSLKTSIAKWEGELKTLRARVQVSQATQDINKKMTQIDADSTISMLEKMKDKVLQQEAIADAYGEIANASKSIDDEINSVVDTTENKADDALKKLKEQLNIN, encoded by the coding sequence ATGAATATTTTAAGAAGATTATTTAGAATTGGTAAAGCAGAAGCTCATGCTGCAATTGATGGACTTGAAGATCCAATTAAAATGACAGAACAAGGAATTCGCGAAATGAAAGAACAACTTGAAAAAAGTGTTCATGCAATGGCACAAGTAAAAGCACTTGCAATAAGACGTAAAAATGAAAAAAATTCCTTATTAAACAAAGCCGAAGAATATCAAAATAAAGCTGTACTTTTAATTCAAAAAGGAGCAAAAGAAGAAATTTCTATAGAAGAAAGTGATAGATTAGCTAAAGAAGCATTAAAATTAAAAGAACAAGCTACACAAGATGCAAATATTGCTGATGCCGAAAGCTCAAAATTAGAAAATGATGTTGAAAAAATGCAAGTAAACATTAATTCTTTAAAAACTTCAATTGCAAAATGGGAAGGTGAATTAAAAACATTAAGAGCTCGTGTACAAGTAAGTCAAGCAACACAAGATATAAACAAAAAAATGACTCAAATTGATGCAGATAGCACAATTAGTATGCTTGAAAAAATGAAAGACAAAGTGTTGCAACAAGAAGCTATCGCTGATGCATATGGAGAAATTGCTAATGCTTCTAAAAGTATAGACGATGAAATTAATTCTGTTGTGGATACTACCGAAAATAAGGCTGATGATGCTTTAAAAAAATTAAAAGAACAATTGAATATTAACTAA
- a CDS encoding YbjN domain-containing protein: protein MQANHLFIKIKDWLLDFNFEILHENQLHNTFVISKETEGIKNMILVIAPQILIVEQFLFRCKKNETEVYKELLIKNRDIVHGAFVLDENGEKVIFRDTLQTENLDQNELIATINSLSLLLSEYSAEMIRFSKL from the coding sequence ATGCAAGCAAACCATTTATTTATAAAAATTAAAGATTGGTTATTAGATTTCAATTTTGAAATTTTACATGAAAATCAGTTACACAATACTTTTGTAATCAGTAAAGAAACTGAAGGTATTAAAAACATGATTTTAGTTATTGCACCACAAATATTGATTGTTGAACAATTTTTATTTCGTTGCAAAAAAAATGAAACTGAAGTCTATAAAGAACTTCTGATTAAAAACAGAGACATTGTTCATGGTGCTTTTGTACTTGATGAAAATGGAGAAAAAGTAATTTTCAGAGACACATTACAAACTGAAAATTTAGATCAAAATGAATTAATCGCTACCATTAATTCATTAAGTTTACTGTTGAGTGAGTATTCAGCAGAAATGATTCGTTTTAGTAAATTATAA
- a CDS encoding helix-turn-helix domain-containing protein, giving the protein MTYFGTNIKKIRQIKGLSQQAFAEMLDLNRGVISSYEEGRAEPKIETLLRIATLLDLTTDELISKPITINKITNFNHIEDFISKQSNDNSLIKEINSDESIKPIDLQKILAEVNCVFTIDDKVAKESIYSKGNILLLSTNLDKNEKNFSYLVIDKVNGKRILDFFEEDKESYKIVGVIQTSQNISLISSILNRLELIESKLDLRK; this is encoded by the coding sequence ATGACTTATTTTGGTACCAATATAAAAAAAATAAGACAAATTAAAGGTCTTAGTCAGCAGGCTTTTGCAGAAATGTTAGATTTAAATAGAGGAGTTATTAGTTCTTATGAAGAAGGTAGGGCCGAACCTAAAATAGAAACGTTATTACGCATAGCTACACTTTTAGATTTAACCACTGATGAATTAATATCTAAACCGATAACTATTAATAAAATTACCAATTTCAATCACATTGAGGATTTTATTTCAAAACAGTCAAATGATAATAGTTTAATTAAGGAAATTAATAGCGATGAATCGATAAAACCCATTGACTTGCAAAAAATATTAGCAGAAGTAAATTGTGTTTTTACAATAGATGATAAAGTTGCAAAAGAAAGTATTTATTCAAAAGGGAACATTTTGTTATTGTCGACTAATCTTGATAAAAATGAAAAGAATTTTTCTTACTTAGTAATTGACAAAGTTAACGGTAAAAGAATTTTAGATTTTTTTGAAGAAGATAAGGAATCATATAAAATTGTTGGTGTAATTCAAACTAGTCAAAATATTAGCTTAATTTCTTCTATTCTGAATAGATTAGAGTTAATAGAGTCAAAATTAGATTTAAGAAAATAA
- the secA gene encoding preprotein translocase subunit SecA has protein sequence MSFVDSILKIFVGDKSEKDVKAIQPIIAKVKTFESSLKALSHDELRAKTAEFKGKIKAARAEKDNQIASLKEKAETTDDIDVREDIYAEIDQLEADAYELSEKVLNEILPEAFAVVKETARRFKENTSITVSATPKDRELSATKPYIVIEGDNAVWANSWDAAGKAITWDMIHYDVQLIGGVVLHQGKIAEMQTGEGKTLVATLPLYLNALTGNGVHLVTVNDYLAKRDSTWKAPLFEFHGMTVDCIDNHQPNSDARRKAYNADITYGTNNEFGFDYLRDNMAHGPNDLVQRKHNYAIVDEVDSVLIDDARTPLIISGPIVDGDRHEFMELKPKVDNLVNLQRKLATDCLTEAKRFFKEGNMKEAGFYLLRTHRALPKNKALIKFLSEEGVKQLLQKTENFYMQDNNREMHKIDEALYFVIEEKNNQVELTDNGIQFLSKDTDEHFFVLPDIGTEIAKIEKENLSKEDEAEKREELYKDFSVKSERIHTLTQLLKAYTLFEKDTEYVIMDNKVMIVDEQTGRIMDGRRYSDGLHQAIEAKENVKIEAATQTFATITLQNYFRMYNKLSGMTGTAVTEAGEFWEIYKLDVVEIPTNRPIARKDKEDLIYRTVREKYNAVIDDVVKLSQAGRPVLIGTTSVEISELLSRMLKIRGIHHNVLNAKMHKSEAEIVAEAGKPGVVTIATNMAGRGTDIKLSDEVKKAGGLAIVGTERHDSRRVDRQLRGRAGRQGDVGSSQFYVSLEDNLMRLFGSERVAKIMDRMGLKEGEVIQHSMMTKSIERAQKKVEENNFGVRKRLLEYDDVMNAQREVVYKRRKHALHGERLKVDIANMMYDTCELIVQNNKLASDFKNYEFDLIRIFSISSPVSESEFNKLTEREIIGKTYKAALQHYTEKNERSAKEAFPVVKNVYENNNGQYERIVVPFTDGIKSLNIVTNLEKAYTSEAKTLINDFEKNVTLAIIDEAWKKHLRKMDELKQSVQLAVHEQKDPLLIYKFEAFELFRKMMDEVNKDVISFLFKADLPSQNPNTISEAKEVKQKENYTETKEESLNTDEIAARNRQAGQQASQPQQQQVTETIVRETPKINRNDTVTIKHVMSGKSETMKFKKAESMLASGEWILVDHQA, from the coding sequence ATGAGTTTTGTAGATTCAATTTTAAAAATATTTGTTGGCGATAAGTCTGAAAAAGATGTTAAAGCCATTCAGCCTATAATTGCTAAAGTAAAAACTTTCGAAAGTAGCCTAAAAGCACTTTCACATGATGAACTTCGAGCTAAAACTGCTGAATTTAAAGGAAAAATAAAAGCTGCAAGAGCTGAAAAAGACAATCAAATTGCTTCTCTAAAAGAAAAAGCAGAAACAACTGATGACATTGATGTTCGTGAAGATATCTATGCAGAAATCGATCAATTAGAAGCAGACGCATATGAATTGTCTGAAAAAGTTTTGAACGAAATTCTTCCTGAAGCTTTTGCTGTTGTAAAAGAAACGGCTCGTCGTTTTAAAGAAAACACATCAATTACTGTTTCAGCAACTCCAAAAGATAGAGAATTATCAGCTACAAAACCTTATATAGTAATAGAAGGAGACAACGCTGTTTGGGCAAATTCATGGGATGCTGCTGGAAAAGCCATCACTTGGGACATGATTCACTATGATGTACAGTTAATTGGTGGTGTGGTTTTACATCAAGGTAAAATTGCCGAAATGCAAACGGGTGAAGGTAAAACATTAGTAGCAACACTTCCTTTATATTTAAATGCTTTAACAGGAAATGGTGTTCACTTAGTAACGGTGAATGATTACTTAGCAAAGCGTGATAGTACTTGGAAAGCACCTTTATTCGAGTTCCATGGAATGACAGTTGATTGTATTGACAATCACCAACCAAATTCTGATGCTCGTAGAAAAGCTTACAACGCAGATATAACTTACGGTACAAATAACGAATTCGGCTTCGATTATTTGCGTGACAATATGGCTCATGGGCCAAATGATTTAGTACAGCGCAAACACAATTATGCAATTGTCGATGAGGTCGATTCAGTATTAATTGATGATGCACGTACGCCTTTAATTATTTCGGGACCAATTGTGGATGGTGACCGTCATGAGTTTATGGAATTAAAACCAAAAGTTGACAACTTGGTTAACTTACAGCGTAAACTAGCTACTGATTGCTTAACTGAAGCAAAACGTTTCTTCAAAGAAGGAAACATGAAAGAAGCTGGTTTTTATTTATTACGCACACACAGAGCATTACCTAAAAATAAAGCATTAATTAAATTCTTATCCGAAGAAGGTGTAAAACAATTACTTCAAAAAACTGAGAATTTTTACATGCAAGACAATAACAGAGAAATGCATAAAATAGATGAAGCATTATACTTTGTTATCGAAGAAAAAAACAATCAAGTAGAATTAACCGATAATGGTATTCAATTCCTTTCTAAAGATACAGACGAACATTTCTTTGTTTTACCTGATATTGGAACTGAAATTGCTAAAATTGAAAAAGAAAACCTATCTAAAGAAGATGAAGCAGAAAAACGTGAAGAATTATACAAAGACTTTTCTGTAAAATCGGAACGTATTCATACGCTTACGCAGTTATTAAAAGCTTATACTTTATTTGAAAAAGATACCGAATATGTTATCATGGATAATAAAGTTATGATTGTAGACGAGCAAACAGGTCGTATTATGGACGGTCGTCGTTACTCTGATGGTTTACACCAAGCAATTGAGGCAAAAGAAAATGTAAAAATTGAAGCAGCTACGCAAACATTCGCTACCATTACATTACAGAATTACTTCCGTATGTATAACAAATTGTCTGGTATGACGGGTACGGCTGTAACGGAAGCTGGTGAGTTTTGGGAAATTTACAAATTAGACGTTGTTGAAATTCCTACAAACCGTCCAATTGCTAGAAAAGATAAAGAAGATTTAATCTATAGAACGGTTCGTGAAAAATATAATGCTGTAATTGACGATGTTGTTAAACTTTCACAAGCAGGAAGACCAGTATTGATTGGTACAACTTCGGTTGAAATTTCAGAATTATTAAGTCGAATGTTGAAAATACGTGGTATTCATCACAACGTATTAAATGCCAAAATGCACAAAAGCGAAGCAGAAATTGTTGCTGAAGCTGGTAAACCTGGAGTTGTAACAATTGCAACTAACATGGCAGGTCGTGGTACCGATATTAAACTTTCTGACGAAGTTAAAAAAGCAGGAGGTTTAGCAATCGTTGGTACAGAACGTCATGATTCTCGTCGTGTAGATCGTCAGTTACGTGGTCGTGCAGGTCGTCAAGGAGATGTAGGTAGTTCACAATTCTACGTTTCGTTAGAAGACAACTTAATGCGTTTATTCGGTTCTGAGCGTGTCGCTAAAATTATGGACCGTATGGGCTTAAAAGAAGGTGAAGTTATTCAACACTCAATGATGACAAAATCTATCGAAAGAGCTCAGAAAAAAGTAGAAGAAAATAACTTTGGTGTTCGTAAACGTTTATTAGAATATGATGATGTAATGAACGCGCAACGTGAAGTAGTTTACAAACGTCGTAAACATGCTTTACATGGAGAACGTTTAAAAGTAGATATCGCTAACATGATGTATGATACTTGCGAATTAATCGTTCAAAATAACAAGTTAGCAAGTGACTTTAAGAATTATGAATTTGATTTAATTCGTATTTTCTCAATTAGTTCTCCTGTTTCAGAAAGTGAATTCAACAAGTTAACAGAAAGAGAAATTATTGGTAAAACATACAAAGCAGCTTTACAACATTATACAGAGAAAAACGAACGTAGTGCTAAAGAAGCTTTCCCAGTTGTTAAAAACGTTTACGAAAACAACAACGGACAATACGAAAGAATTGTTGTTCCTTTTACAGACGGAATTAAATCGTTAAATATTGTAACCAATCTTGAAAAAGCGTATACTTCTGAAGCTAAAACTTTAATCAATGATTTTGAAAAAAATGTTACGTTAGCAATTATTGACGAAGCTTGGAAGAAACATTTACGCAAAATGGACGAATTGAAACAATCTGTTCAATTAGCGGTTCACGAGCAAAAAGATCCATTATTAATTTACAAGTTTGAAGCTTTTGAATTATTCAGAAAAATGATGGACGAAGTAAATAAAGATGTTATTTCTTTCTTATTTAAAGCGGATTTACCTTCTCAAAACCCTAATACAATTAGCGAAGCTAAAGAAGTAAAACAAAAAGAAAATTACACTGAAACTAAAGAAGAATCTTTAAATACTGACGAAATTGCAGCTCGTAATAGACAAGCTGGGCAACAAGCGTCACAACCTCAACAACAACAAGTTACAGAAACTATTGTTCGTGAGACTCCAAAAATTAATCGTAACGATACTGTTACAATTAAACATGTAATGAGTGGTAAAAGTGAAACTATGAAATTCAAAAAAGCTGAATCTATGTTAGCTTCAGGAGAATGGATTTTAGTAGATCATCAAGCTTAA
- a CDS encoding DUF2795 domain-containing protein has translation MYWTLELASYLSDAPWPATKDELIDYAIRTGAPLEVVENLQSIEDEGEIYESMEEIWPDYPTDEDYLWNEDEY, from the coding sequence ATGTATTGGACATTAGAACTAGCATCTTATTTAAGTGATGCGCCTTGGCCAGCTACTAAAGATGAACTTATCGACTATGCGATTCGTACAGGAGCGCCTTTAGAAGTTGTAGAAAACTTACAGTCTATTGAAGACGAAGGTGAAATTTATGAGTCAATGGAAGAAATTTGGCCAGATTATCCTACTGACGAAGATTACCTTTGGAATGAGGATGAATACTAA
- a CDS encoding cob(I)yrinic acid a,c-diamide adenosyltransferase, protein MKVYTKTGDKGSTSLFGGTRVPKHHIRIESYGTVDELNSYIGLIRDQEINPLYKAILIEVQDRLFTVGAIMATPPEKETLKNGEKRLNINRISEEDIQYLETEIDKMDSELPPMTHFVLPGGHTTVSYCHIGRCVCRRAERLAVHLHELEPIDERVLTYLNRLSDYLFVLARKLSHDLGADEVKWIPRKD, encoded by the coding sequence ATGAAAGTATACACAAAAACAGGCGATAAAGGTTCAACTTCATTATTCGGAGGAACGAGAGTTCCTAAACATCATATTCGAATTGAAAGTTATGGAACAGTTGATGAACTGAATTCCTACATTGGTTTAATTCGCGATCAAGAAATAAATCCGCTATATAAAGCTATTTTAATAGAAGTTCAAGACCGATTGTTTACTGTTGGAGCCATAATGGCAACTCCACCAGAAAAGGAAACATTAAAAAACGGTGAAAAAAGATTAAACATTAATCGCATATCAGAAGAAGACATTCAATATCTTGAAACTGAAATTGATAAAATGGATAGTGAATTACCTCCAATGACACATTTCGTCTTACCCGGCGGACACACTACAGTGTCATATTGTCATATTGGGCGTTGTGTATGCCGTAGAGCTGAACGTTTAGCAGTACATTTACACGAATTAGAGCCTATTGACGAACGTGTTCTTACCTACTTAAACCGACTTTCTGACTACTTATTTGTGTTGGCACGAAAGTTGTCACACGATTTAGGCGCTGATGAAGTAAAATGGATTCCGAGAAAAGATTAA
- a CDS encoding ABC transporter ATP-binding protein translates to MSQPIIEIKGITRDFPLGEEIIHVLKGIDLTINKGEYVALMGPSGSGKSTLMNLLGCLDTPTSGSYVLNGKHVSEMHDDELAEIRNKEIGFVFQTFNLMPRTTALDNVALPMVYAGKSKTERNERATEVLTQVGLDDRMDHKPNQLSGGQRQRVAVARALVNKPAIILADEPTGNLDSKTSLEIMNLFDEIHANGNTVILVTHEEDIAAHAHRIIRLRDGMIETDVKNK, encoded by the coding sequence ATGTCACAACCTATTATCGAAATTAAAGGAATTACGCGCGATTTTCCACTTGGCGAAGAAATTATTCATGTTTTAAAAGGAATTGATTTAACCATTAACAAAGGAGAATACGTAGCACTAATGGGACCATCTGGTTCTGGAAAATCAACTTTAATGAATTTATTAGGCTGTTTAGACACTCCTACTTCGGGAAGTTATGTATTAAATGGAAAACATGTAAGTGAAATGCATGACGACGAATTGGCAGAAATTAGAAACAAAGAAATTGGTTTCGTTTTCCAAACATTTAATTTAATGCCAAGAACTACCGCATTAGACAATGTAGCATTACCAATGGTCTATGCAGGAAAATCTAAAACCGAGCGAAACGAACGTGCAACTGAAGTACTAACACAAGTTGGTCTTGATGACAGAATGGACCACAAACCTAATCAACTTTCAGGTGGACAACGTCAGCGTGTTGCAGTTGCAAGAGCTTTGGTTAACAAACCTGCGATTATTTTAGCCGATGAACCTACAGGAAACTTAGATAGTAAAACCTCATTAGAAATCATGAATTTATTTGATGAAATTCATGCTAACGGAAATACTGTAATTCTTGTAACTCACGAAGAAGATATAGCTGCACATGCACATCGCATCATTCGTTTACGTGATGGAATGATCGAAACAGATGTGAAGAATAAGTAG
- a CDS encoding O-methyltransferase — protein MNHLIKAYIKFFFKAKNEHGVHSPFVFDLVTKCFYDKTNYPEYEILKNYRNSLLNNKNTIKVTDFGAGSRVFKSNTREISAIAKNAGISIKNAKLLFRIVRYFQPEQILEIGTSLGLATSALASGNSNAKITTLEGCPNTIKQTQLELKKININSIDFVNTEFSTYFKSSDFRLSTFNLIYFDGNHSKKATLDYFNMLLPTISNDTIWIFDDIHWSQDMEEAWTEIKNHPKVTVTIDTFQWGIVFFRKEQAKEHFVINPKRNFSSKFFEKTRIKM, from the coding sequence ATGAATCATTTAATAAAAGCTTATATAAAATTCTTTTTTAAAGCCAAAAACGAACATGGCGTGCATTCGCCATTTGTATTCGATTTGGTTACCAAATGCTTTTACGACAAAACCAATTATCCTGAATACGAAATTTTAAAAAACTACAGAAATTCGCTTTTAAACAATAAAAACACCATTAAAGTAACCGATTTTGGTGCAGGTTCTCGCGTTTTTAAATCAAACACGAGGGAAATTAGTGCTATTGCTAAAAATGCTGGAATTTCAATTAAAAATGCTAAATTATTATTCCGAATCGTTCGTTATTTTCAACCGGAACAAATTTTAGAAATCGGAACATCTTTAGGACTAGCTACTTCTGCTCTCGCGTCTGGCAATTCGAATGCAAAAATTACCACTTTAGAAGGTTGCCCAAATACCATTAAACAAACGCAATTAGAATTGAAAAAAATCAATATTAATTCTATTGATTTTGTCAATACAGAATTCTCAACCTACTTTAAATCTTCAGACTTTCGACTTTCAACTTTCAACTTAATTTATTTTGACGGCAATCATTCTAAAAAAGCAACTTTAGATTATTTTAATATGCTTTTACCTACGATTTCAAATGACACTATTTGGATTTTCGACGATATTCATTGGTCACAAGACATGGAAGAAGCTTGGACAGAAATAAAAAATCATCCAAAAGTTACAGTTACTATAGATACTTTTCAATGGGGAATAGTTTTCTTTAGAAAAGAACAAGCAAAAGAACATTTTGTTATTAATCCAAAACGTAACTTTAGCTCGAAATTTTTTGAAAAAACTAGAATTAAAATGTAA
- a CDS encoding ABC-F family ATP-binding cassette domain-containing protein: protein MNFLSVENISKAYGERVLFENISFGINKDQKIAFIAKNGSGKTTIMNMLAGLDEPDSGQVIVRKDIKMAFLSQNDNLQPELTIEESIFASDNDTLKVIAQYEKALENPDDEEAYQKAFDNMDRHNAWDFETQYKQILFKLKLDDLKLKVKNLSGGQKKRLSLAIILINKPDFLILDEPTNHLDLEMIEWLEDYFAKENLTLFIVTHDRFFLERVCNEILELENGKLYQYKGNYSYYLEKKEERIASENASVDKAKNLFVKELEWMRRQPKARTTKSKSRQDDFYVIKEKAMSRRKENVVELEINMERMGSKIIELAKINKSFQDRVILKDFNYSFQRGERVGIIGKNGTGKSTFLNIITGSIQPDSGKVIVGDTMKIGYYTQSGINPKPQQKVIDIIKEYGEYIPLTKGKIISASQLLERFLFDAKKQYDYVEKLSGGELKRLYLCTVLIQNPNFLILDEPTNDLDIVTLNVLENFLLDYPGCLLVVSHDRYFMDKIVDHLFVFRGNGEIEDFPGNYSDFRTYEDSAEPVKEEKIESANAKSWKEKQVKAGLTFNEQKEFQKIEREIKDLEFKKKEIEAEFAEGKVADDNSSESEQAKQIETKANELQKIIQSLEEKEERWFDLSSKME from the coding sequence ATGAACTTCCTTTCAGTCGAAAATATATCCAAAGCATACGGCGAACGCGTTTTGTTTGAAAACATTTCATTTGGTATCAATAAAGATCAAAAAATCGCTTTTATCGCCAAAAATGGTTCAGGAAAAACAACAATCATGAACATGTTGGCGGGTTTAGACGAACCCGATAGCGGTCAGGTTATTGTTCGTAAAGACATTAAAATGGCGTTTTTATCTCAAAATGATAATTTACAGCCTGAACTAACGATTGAGGAAAGTATTTTCGCAAGCGATAATGATACGTTAAAAGTCATAGCGCAATACGAAAAAGCACTTGAAAATCCTGATGATGAAGAGGCTTATCAAAAGGCTTTTGACAACATGGATCGTCATAATGCTTGGGATTTTGAAACGCAATACAAGCAAATTTTATTTAAACTAAAATTAGATGATTTAAAACTGAAAGTTAAAAATCTTTCGGGTGGACAAAAAAAGAGATTATCATTGGCAATCATCTTAATCAATAAACCTGATTTTTTAATTTTAGATGAGCCAACTAACCATTTAGATTTAGAAATGATCGAATGGTTAGAAGATTATTTTGCGAAAGAAAATTTAACCTTATTTATCGTTACGCACGACCGTTTCTTTTTAGAACGTGTTTGTAACGAAATTTTAGAACTCGAAAACGGAAAATTATACCAATATAAAGGCAATTATTCGTATTATTTAGAGAAAAAAGAAGAGCGCATAGCTTCTGAAAATGCAAGCGTTGACAAAGCTAAAAATTTATTCGTTAAAGAACTGGAATGGATGCGTCGCCAACCAAAAGCGCGTACTACAAAATCAAAATCGCGTCAAGATGATTTTTACGTAATTAAAGAAAAAGCCATGAGTCGCCGAAAAGAAAATGTGGTAGAGTTGGAAATTAATATGGAACGCATGGGAAGCAAAATTATTGAATTGGCAAAAATCAATAAAAGTTTCCAAGACAGAGTGATTCTGAAAGATTTCAACTATTCGTTTCAACGGGGTGAACGTGTGGGCATCATCGGTAAAAACGGAACTGGAAAATCTACTTTTTTAAATATTATTACTGGAAGTATACAACCCGATTCTGGAAAAGTAATCGTAGGTGACACCATGAAAATCGGATATTACACGCAAAGCGGAATCAACCCGAAGCCACAACAAAAAGTTATCGACATCATTAAAGAATATGGCGAATACATTCCGTTGACCAAAGGAAAAATTATTTCGGCTTCGCAATTATTGGAACGTTTTTTATTTGATGCCAAAAAACAATATGATTACGTTGAAAAACTAAGCGGTGGTGAACTGAAACGTTTGTATTTGTGTACGGTTTTGATTCAAAATCCGAATTTCTTGATACTCGATGAGCCAACGAATGATTTGGATATCGTGACTTTAAATGTCTTAGAAAACTTCTTGTTGGATTATCCGGGTTGTTTGTTAGTAGTAAGTCACGACCGATATTTCATGGACAAAATTGTAGATCACTTGTTTGTATTCAGAGGCAATGGTGAAATTGAAGATTTTCCTGGAAACTATTCTGATTTTAGAACCTATGAAGATTCCGCTGAACCGGTTAAAGAAGAAAAAATAGAATCGGCAAATGCTAAATCCTGGAAAGAAAAACAAGTTAAAGCTGGTTTAACCTTTAATGAGCAAAAAGAATTTCAAAAAATTGAACGTGAAATCAAAGATTTAGAATTCAAGAAAAAAGAAATTGAAGCCGAATTTGCTGAAGGCAAAGTAGCTGATGATAACTCGAGCGAAAGCGAACAGGCGAAGCAAATAGAAACAAAAGCAAACGAATTGCAAAAAATCATTCAATCGTTAGAAGAAAAAGAAGAACGTTGGTTTGATTTGAGTTCTAAAATGGAATAA
- a CDS encoding glycosyltransferase family 2 protein, with translation MQLSVIILNYNVRYFLEQCVLSVQKALEGIDSEIIVVDNASSDDSCRMIKEKFPAITLIENKENLGFPKGNNIGVDYAKGEYICILNPDTVVAEDTFSKILMSKVESQNPKVGIVGCKLIDGSGKFLPECKRGVPTPWVAFTKIFGLYKLFPKSSWFNQYYAMHLNENQSGEVDIFVGAFMVMKRDLYLEVGGFDEDCFMYSDDIDLSYLVKKAGYSNYYFADTTVIHYKGESTVRDGLYMKRFREAMQFFYKKHFKKSWFFDVMMQMGSFVFSLLKVFQSKTIKVKKPEHYILVSEEYNDEILTKISNKLKVNINKKGKEIPLDLRVEFIIDLKSISFKKAIELMENNMNKAYTFKFLSVNHDFLIGSNNSNERGEVILL, from the coding sequence ATGCAACTATCGGTAATCATCCTTAATTATAATGTTCGCTATTTTTTAGAGCAATGTGTTTTGAGTGTTCAAAAAGCACTTGAAGGTATTGATAGTGAAATTATTGTGGTGGATAATGCGTCTTCAGATGATAGTTGTCGAATGATTAAGGAGAAATTTCCTGCTATCACTTTAATTGAAAATAAGGAAAATTTAGGTTTTCCAAAAGGGAATAATATTGGAGTTGATTACGCAAAAGGTGAATACATTTGCATTTTAAATCCTGATACCGTTGTTGCTGAAGATACTTTTTCTAAAATTTTAATGTCGAAAGTCGAAAGTCAAAACCCGAAAGTCGGAATTGTTGGCTGCAAATTAATTGATGGTTCCGGAAAATTTCTTCCAGAATGTAAAAGGGGAGTTCCAACACCTTGGGTGGCTTTTACCAAGATTTTTGGGTTGTATAAATTATTTCCAAAATCGAGTTGGTTTAATCAGTATTACGCCATGCATTTAAATGAAAATCAATCAGGTGAAGTTGATATTTTCGTTGGGGCTTTTATGGTAATGAAGCGCGATTTGTATTTGGAAGTAGGCGGATTTGATGAAGATTGCTTTATGTATTCCGATGATATTGATTTGAGTTATTTGGTAAAAAAAGCAGGATATTCTAATTATTATTTTGCTGATACAACGGTTATACATTATAAAGGCGAAAGCACAGTTCGAGACGGATTGTATATGAAACGTTTTCGAGAAGCGATGCAGTTTTTTTATAAGAAACATTTTAAGAAATCTTGGTTTTTCGATGTCATGATGCAAATGGGAAGTTTTGTTTTTTCGCTCTTAAAGGTGTTCCAATCTAAAACTATCAAGGTTAAAAAACCAGAACATTACATTTTAGTAAGCGAAGAATACAATGATGAAATACTTACTAAAATTTCAAATAAATTAAAAGTGAACATTAATAAAAAGGGAAAAGAAATTCCATTAGATTTGCGAGTAGAATTTATCATAGATTTGAAATCAATTTCCTTCAAGAAAGCTATTGAATTGATGGAAAATAATATGAATAAAGCATATACATTTAAATTTTTATCAGTAAATCACGATTTTTTGATTGGAAGTAATAATTCCAATGAACGAGGGGAAGTTATTTTGTTGTAA